A stretch of the Anaerotignum faecicola genome encodes the following:
- a CDS encoding hydrolase, with amino-acid sequence MIKLIVSDIDGTLVPDGSHEMNPELLDVIMKIR; translated from the coding sequence ATGATTAAACTGATCGTATCAGATATTGACGGCACACTGGTGCCGGACGGAAGCCATGAGATGAATCCGGAGCTTCTCGACGTGATCATGAAGATTCGG